The following are encoded in a window of Fulvia fulva chromosome 7, complete sequence genomic DNA:
- a CDS encoding 2-methylisocitrate lyase: MAYTHRNELAKRLRALHISGTPLLLTNAYDAASATAIASHPSTKALATASFAIAATTGVSDPDLTLSDNLIGISRVAKVAAKHNLPLTVDLQDGYEDIAASITQAIEAGAVGANIEDENHATGQLRDVEDAVHRIHLALTAAREAGVPDFCLNARTDVLAYGGSIDDAIERGKRYLEAGAVTVFVWGGPKGRGVHDGEIRRLVEALDGRVNVKMNLREGYLNVNELGEMGVARVSVGPEMFWKAMEGLSRALEDVVRKAR, encoded by the coding sequence ATGGCATATACCCACCGCAACGAACTAGCAAAACGCCTCCGCGCCCTGCACATCTCAGGCACCCCTCTACTCCTCACCAACGCCTACGACGCCGCCTCAGCCACCGCAATAGCCTCCCACCCCTCAACAAAAGCCCTAGCAACAGCCTCCTTCGCCATAGCCGCCACCACAGGCGTCTCCGACCCCGACCTCACACTCTCAGACAACCTCATCGGCATCTCCCGCGTCGCGAAAGTCGCCGCTAAACACAACCTCCCCCTGACGGTAGACCTCCAAGATGGATACGAAGACATCGCAGCCAGTATCACCCAGGCAATCGAGGCGGGTGCCGTAGGCGCGAACATCGAAGATGAAAACCACGCCACCGGCCAGCTTCGCGATGTAGAGGATGCAGTGCATCGGATTCACTTAGCCCTCACCGCAGCCCGCGAAGCTGGCGTTCCGGATTTCTGTCTCAATGCCCGTACCGATGTCCTGGCCTATGGCGGTTCCATCGACGATGCTATCGAGCGAGGCAAGCGATATCTTGAGGCCGGGGCGGTGACAGTCTTCGTTTGGGGTGGACCGAAGGGGAGGGGCGTGCATGATGGGGAGATTAGACGGTTGGTGGAGGCGTTGGATGGGAGGGTGAATGTTAAGATGAATTTGCGGGAGGGGTACTTGAATGTGAACGAGTTGGGGGAGATGGGAGTTGCGAGAGTTAGTGTGGGGCCGGAGATGTTTTGGAAGGCTATGGAGGGGTTGAGTAGAGCGCTGGAGGATGTGGTGCGGAAGGCGAGGTGA
- a CDS encoding Cyclin pch1: MPSASNTTHLPPTHPATRQRPKSPNRVLAEAEAQWLFSEAELANTPSIQDGLTQAQEKELRAKGVNFIVQVGVMLKLPQLTLSTASILFQRFLMRASLKKERGGIPKLHHYQAAATALFLSTKVEESCRKMKELILAFCRVAQKNPNLIIDEQSKDWWKWRDCILLNEDILLETLCFDLTVESPHRTLFDMLKFFNLEKEKRLRNAAWAFVTDSNNTQLCLLANSRTIAAASLYAACKYCQVTIKDNDKGQPWWESFHVRLRDIRQAVEHMATNYDPASNKINGISSASGASDGNGSIYPGLTPGMDGAVDGWDSTRQKSVSPYPRLGSERRHSNASSIGVKREREEQPSQGDQPSNGVVKDEADAKRPRLEDKTESNGTSAVAAPQQQAAAESGGPGMQQREEAARVEDGNKQATLDVKASEALNETAKPVKSHKIERAPSDDELSEEGQVDE; the protein is encoded by the coding sequence ATGCCATCTGCGAGCAATACCACCCATCTACCTCCGACACATCCAGCGACACGACAACGACCGAAGAGCCCCAATCGCGTGCTCGCAGAGGCAGAGGCGCAATGGCTCTTCTCCGAGGCCGAGCTGGCCAACACGCCATCCATACAGGACGGCTTGACCCAGGCCCAGGAGAAGGAACTCCGTGCGAAAGGCGTCAATTTCATTGTGCAGGTCGGCGTGATGCTGAAGTTACCACAGCTCACACTGAGCACGGCCTCGATATTGTTCCAACGATTTCTGATGCGCGCGAGCCTCAAGAAGGAGCGCGGTGGCATTCCGAAATTGCACCACTATCAAGCAGCAGCTACGGCATTGTTCCTGTCTACGAAGGTTGAGGAGAGCTGTCGCAAGATGAAGGAGCTGATACTGGCCTTCTGCCGGGTCGCGCAAAAGAATCCGAACCTCATTATCGATGAGCAGAGCAAAGACTGGTGGAAATGGCGAGACTGCATACTCCTGAACGAGGACATCCTGCTGGAAACGCTGTGCTTCGACCTCACAGTGGAGTCGCCGCATAGAACGCTGTTCGACATGCTCAAGTTCTTTAACCTGGAGAAAGAAAAGCGACTGCGCAATGCGGCGTGGGCTTTTGTTACGGACAGCAACAACACGCAGCTATGCTTGCTCGCAAATAGTCGGACCATCGCTGCGGCCAGTCTGTACGCAGCTTGCAAGTACTGCCAGGTGACGATCAAGGACAATGACAAGGGTCAGCCGTGGTGGGAGAGCTTCCACGTGCGGCTTAGGGACATCAGACAAGCTGTCGAGCATATGGCTACCAACTACGATCCTGCTTCAAACAAGATCAATGGTATATCGTCTGCGAGTGGTGCTTCTGATGGTAATGGCTCGATCTACCCTGGCTTGACTCCAGGAATGGATGGTGCGGTTGATGGGTGGGATTCTACTAGGCAGAAGTCCGTGTCGCCATACCCGAGACTGGGCAGCGAAAGGCGGCACAGTAACGCCAGCAGCATCGGAGTGAAGCGAGAGCGGGAGGAGCAGCCATCTCAAGGCGATCAGCCGTCGAATGGTGTGGTGAAAGATGAGGCAGATGCAAAGCGACCGCGTCTTGAGGACAAGACAGAGTCCAATGGCACATCAGCCGTCGCAGCACCACAACAGCAAGCCGCCGCAGAGAGCGGTGGTCCTGGCATGCAACAGCGCGAGGAAGCAGCCCGTGTCGAAGACGGCAACAAGCAGGCCACACTTGATGTCAAAGCATCAGAAGCCCTGAACGAGACCGCAAAGCCAGTGAAATCGCACAAGATTGAACGCGCTCCATCTGATGATGAACTTAGCGAGGAGGGTCAGGTGGATGAGTAG
- a CDS encoding Short chain dehydrogenases/reductase yields MLSRLTIPTLLRSTFSTSQTFRLACAATGVSTRNSTTSTNNIRKSVPSAIARKLHDPDEVDGPHRFREFELNDRVYIVTGGAQGLGLTLAEALVEAGGHVYCVDRRDEPAQDFYDTRDRLAKHYGGSLHYRKVDVQHAPELEEAIDQIASERSRLDGLIAAAGVQYVSPALDYPPEKISEMMNINFGGVYLSAVACARQMVKHKTPGSIVLIGSMSGLIANKGFTASVYNSSKGAVIQLGRSLAMEWGKIIDGKAIRVNVLCPGNIMTPMVKKNFDDDPQLRELWEQNNMMGRISEPGEYRGAALFMLSDASSFMTGSHLVIDGGYTAW; encoded by the exons ATGCTGTCTCGACTCACGATACCCACTTTGCTGCGCTCCACTTTCAGCACAAGCCAGACGTTCCGATTGGCTTGTGCCGCGACTGGAGTTTCTACCAGGAACTCTACCACATCGACAAACAACATCAGGAAAAGCGTTCCATCTGCCATTGCGAGGAAGCTTCATGATCCAGATGAGGTCGATGGACCACACCGCTTCCGCGAGTTTGAG CTCAACGATCGTGTCTACATCGTCACAGGCGGAGCACAAGGACTCGGCCTGACTTTAGCAGAAGCGCTGGTAGAAGCTGGAGGCCATG TCTACTGCGTTGACCGCCGCGATGAGCCCGCCCAGGACTTCTACGACACCAGGGACCGCCTAGCAAAGCACTACGGCGGCAGCCTCCACTACCGCAAAGTCGACGTCCAACATGCCCCGGAGTTGGAAGAAGCCATCGATCAGATCGCAAGCGAGCGCTCCCGGCTCGATGGTCTGATCGCCGCTGCTGGAGTCCAGTACGTCTCGCCCGCTCTGGACTACCCACCCGAGAAGATCTCCGAAATGATGAACATCAACTTCGGCGGCGTCTACCTCTCCGCGGTAGCCTGTGCTCGTCAAATGGTCAAACACAAAACCCCCGGCTCCATCGTCCTGATCGGCTCCATGAGCGGTTTGATCGCCAACAAAGGCTTCACAGCGTCTGTCTACAACTCCTCCAAGGGTGCCGTGATCCAGCTCGGGAGGTCACTGGCCATGGAATGGGGCAAGATCATCGATGGAAAGGCGATTCGTGTGAACGTTCTGTGTCCGGGAAACATCATGACTCCGATGGTGAAGAAGAATTTCGACGACGATCCGCAGCTTAGGGAGTTGTGGGAGCAGAATAATATGATGGGGAGGATTTCGGAGCCGGGGGAGTATCGTGGTGCGGCGTTGTTTATGCTGAGTGACGCTTCGAGTTTCATGACGGGGAGTCATCTTGTTATTGATGGTGGATATACCGCGTGGTAG
- a CDS encoding Eukaryotic translation initiation factor 3 subunit C, whose translation MGSRFFHGSDSSSESSSDEEELYERNEEESSEEESSEEEDDDDDDDDSSSDDEGGKSGASRFLREASSEEDSEDEDKVTIVKSAKDKRFDELEGTIRLIENAEKINDWTAINEQYDKMNRQLPTLIRALDGKPPKMYIKVVAELETMVAEVFEKHKVTPGKKMNPIAQKGLNAIRQKIRKNNRDYATEIDTFRKDPDDYMKEDVVEDTAPAPKKPKKTLLANADSVDADDDGFTMVGAGGKAMVYTPESILKHLRSIVESRGRKNTDRLEQIRIMEKLSDVSVSDYQRIRVLLTLIATRFDLTSGTGSQMAQEQWKLAQQEIGRLLEVLEKNRDIIVIEAAEEWEDDEKQPTITPGEIFKIPGSVISFVERLDDELTRVLQHVDPHTAEYVERLQDEGALYTNIVRAMMYAERLKAEPKIEHSTDAINRVVQRRLEHVYFKPSQVVSILEENSWKEIPEQLNSTVTPRSQAKDVTTLVQTLAGYLFQNAEGIIKGRAMLCQIYFLALHDNYYKARDMMLMSHLQETIGSFDVNTQILYNRTLTQVGLCAFRAGLVYECQTALQDICGSQRQKELLAQGLQMQRYSQITPEQERLERQRQLPFHMHINLELLECVYLTCSMLLEIPTLAQAGSSPDLKKRVISKSYRRMLEYHERQIFTGPPENTRDHVMQASKALAAGEWKKAADFITSIKIWDLLPKAAEIKKMLESQIQEEGLRTYLFTYAPFYDTLSIQNLSEMFDLEPQKITSIISKMIHHEDLAAALDQVNSAIIFRKGVELSRLQSLALTLSDKAQNLIESNERVLEQRTQGTANAFERQGAQRGGRGGRGGGRGGRGRGGAPPRGGGHGFTGGALGNAIRAQ comes from the coding sequence ATGGGGTCTCGATTCTTCCACGGCAGCGACAGCTCCAGCGAGAGCTCTTCCGACGAGGAGGAGCTGTACGAGAGAAACGAGGAGGAGTCGTCCGAGGAGGAGTCTTCGGAGGAGGAAGATGatgacgacgacgacgatgaTTCCAGCAGCGACGACGAGGGAGGCAAATCTGGAGCCAGCCGTTTCTTGCGCGAGGCCTCCAGCGAGGAGGACTCCGAGGACGAAGACAAAGTCACAATCGTCAAGTCTGCAAAAGACAAGCGCTTCGATGAACTGGAGGGAACCATCAGGTTGATCGAGAATGCCGAGAAAATCAACGACTGGACCGCTATCAACGAACAGTATGACAAGATGAACCGGCAACTCCCCACCCTGATCCGCGCTCTCGACGGCAAGCCACCAAAGATGTATATCAAGGTCGTGGCTGAGCTCGAGACGATGGTCGCCGAGGTGTTTGAGAAGCACAAGGTCACGCCAGGCAAGAAGATGAACCCGATCGCACAAAAGGGTCTGAACGCCATCCGCCAGAAGATCCGCAAGAACAACCGCGACTACGCAACCGAGATTGACACCTTCAGGAAGGATCCAGATGACTACATGAAGGAGGATGTTGTCGAGGACACTGCACCAGCACCCAAGAAGCCAAAGAAGACCCTCTTGGCGAACGCTGACTCTGTCGATGCCGACGATGATGGCTTCACTATGGTGGGCGCAGGCGGCAAGGCCATGGTCTACACTCCAGAGAGCATCCTCAAGCATCTTCGATCGATCGTGGAGTCAAGAGGTAGGAAGAACACCGACAGGCTTGAGCAGATCAGGATTATGGAGAAGCTTTCGGACGTCTCTGTCAGCGACTACCAGCGCATTCGCGTCCTGCTCACCCTTATTGCTACTCGATTCGACCTGACATCCGGCACTGGATCCCAGATGGCGCAAGAGCAGTGGAAGTTGGCACAGCAAGAAATCGGACGCCTACTCGAGGTCCTCGAGAAGAACCGCGACATCATTGTGATCGAGGCTGCCGAAGAGTGGGAGGATGACGAGAAACAGCCAACCATCACCCCAGGTGAGATCTTCAAGATTCCGGGCAGCGTCATCTCGTTCGTCGAGCGTCTTGACGACGAGCTCACCCGAGTGCTTCAGCACGTCGATCCACACACTGCAGAGTACGTTGAGAGACTACAGGATGAGGGTGCTCTGTACACCAACATTGTCCGCGCCATGATGTACGCAGAGCGTCTGAAGGCCGAGCCAAAGATCGAGCATTCCACAGATGCCATCAACAGAGTCGTCCAGCGCCGCCTCGAACACGTCTACTTCAAGCCATCCCAGGTTGTGAGCATACTCGAGGAGAACAGCTGGAAGGAGATCCCTGAGCAGCTCAACTCGACTGTCACTCCTCGTTCGCAGGCCAAGGATGTAACCACTCTTGTCCAGACCCTGGCAGGCTACCTCTTCCAGAATGCAGAGGGCATCATCAAGGGCCGCGCCATGCTCTGCCAGATCTACTTCCTTGCGCTTCACGACAACTACTACAAGGCCAGAGATATGATGCTCATGTCACATCTTCAGGAGACAATTGGCAGCTTCGATGTGAACACACAAATCCTTTACAACCGAACACTCACCCAGGTCGGCCTCTGTGCTTTCCGTGCTGGCCTTGTCTACGAATGCCAGACAGCACTCCAGGACATCTGTGGTAGCCAGAGGCAAAAGGAGCTACTGGCCCAAGGTCTCCAGATGCAGCGCTACTCACAAATCACACCAGAGCAGGAACGCCTCGAGCGCCAGCGTCAACTCCCGTTCCACATGCACATCAACCTCGAATTGCTCGAGTGTGTATACCTCACATGCTCAATGCTTCTCGAGATCCCAACTCTTGCGCAAGCAGGCAGTTCACCTGACCTCAAGAAGCGTGTTATCTCGAAATCGTACCGACGTATGCTTGAGTACCACGAGAGACAAATCTTCACTGGTCCACCAGAGAACACCCGCGACCACGTTATGCAAGCCTCGAAAGCATTGGCAGCGGGCGAGTGGAAGAAGGCCGCCGATTTCATCACCAGCATTAAGATCTGGGATCTACTACCAAAGGCCGCCGAGATCAAGAAGATGCTCGAGAGCCAGATCCAAGAGGAAGGTCTTCGAACATACCTTTTCACCTACGCACCATTCTACGATACCCTCAGCATTCAGAACCTTTCCGAGATGTTCGATCTCGAACCTCAAAAGATCACAAGCATCATCTCGAAGATGATTCACCACGAGGACCTCGCTGCTGCACTTGACCAGGTCAACAGCGCAATCATCTTCCGCAAGGGTGTTGAGCTCAGCAGACTGCAGAGCTTGGCACTTACACTCAGCGACAAGGCACAGAACCTCATCGAGTCGAACGAGAGAGTGTTGGAGCAGCGGACACAAGGTACAGCCAACGCGTTTGAACGACAGGGCGCTCAGCGTGGCGGACGAGGAGGTCGTGGTGGAGGCCGAGGAGGTCGCGGTCGCGGTGGCGCCCCACCCAGAGGTGGTGGACACGGCTTCACTGGCGGTGCGCTTGGCAATGCGATCAGGGCGCAATAA
- a CDS encoding Receptor y region, transmembrane domain- and RING domain-containing protein 3, which translates to MDSALRALWTALLVFVAALHMATAQSISPTNATSGTALEQDGLEEAIEIGISQNEHAAPMAIFSVAGLTADSQRYTPESGLSGNIILANASSQLTIAQDNLVLISCDPYSGNIQPQDVFDSAKETNVGAIILFSERATGCQLTGTDSNYRAIYSTISSRNASDLIGVMNSQDADRPAYAQIAPRDALASIARSQNGSSNGQNNHQTNPLGPSPSTAVAMIILYSITGIITALFLVIIITGAVRAHRHPERYGPRTGIGRPRQSRARGLARAMLETIPIVKFGDREGDQPKPADVESAEGAHGSVEMLPVQDGVQQPQDTTADETTRDVAAGSESSNADEGGIAAAAAVQTSPKVSDDDNPCCSICTEEFQRGEDQRVLPCDHRFHPACIDPWLLNVSGTCPLCRIDLRPPASRGSVDETDEHGNPIARDENGERLAPPLADADGNRRSVRRSPLHGLIGSRPERMTREERVAALRRYRDQQAARTDEQTQRTNQALDEETSVRRRLRNAFRIRTRRTGENGQTVETEQQAAPADAATQDNAASSRPS; encoded by the exons ATGGACTCTGCTCTGCGGGCGCTCTGGACGGCATTGCTGGTCTTCGTGGCCGCTCTACACATGGCGACGGCGCAATCGATATCGCCGACGAATGCGACGAGCGGCACCGCCTTGGAACAAGATGGCCTGGAGGAAGCTATTGAGATTGGCATCTCGCAGAACGAACACGCCGCGCCGATGGCCATATTCTCAGTCGCAGGCTTGACAGCGGACTCGCAACGCTACACACCG GAAAGCGGCCTGTCCGGCAATATCATCCTTGCGAACGCCTCCAGTCAACTGACGATTGCGCAAGACAATCTTGTGCTGATATCATGCGACCCTTATAGTGGCAACATCCAGCCACAAGATGTATTCGATAGTGCAAAGGAGACCAACGTTGGTGCCATCATTCTCTTCTCGGAGCGTGCTACTGGATGTCAACTGACCGGCACCGATTCGAACTACCGCGCCATTTATTCCACGATCAGCTCCCGAAACGCTTCAGACTTGATCGGCGTCATGAACAGTCAAGATGCGGACAGACCAGCGTATGCACAGATTGCGCCGCGCGATGCGTTGGCGAGCATTGCACGGTCGCAAAACGGCAGCTCGAATGGCCAGAACAACCACCAGACGAACCCTCTCGGTCCTTCGCCCAGTACGGCGGTGGCTATGATCATTCTCTATTCGATTACTGGCATCATCACGGCATTGTTTCTGGTTATCATCATTACCGGCGCGGTCAGGGCGCATCGACACCCAGAAAGATATGGTCCCCGAACTGGAATCGGAAGGCCGAGGCAGAGTAGGGCGAGAGGATTGGCAAGAGCTATGTTGGAGACTATACCGATCGTCAAGTTTGGGGATCGCGAAGGAGATCAGCCCAAGCCGGCAGATGTTGAGTCCGCCGAAGGAGCACATGGATCGGTGGAGATGCTGCCGGTGCAAGATGGTGTACAGCAGCCACAGGACACCACAGCGGACGAGACCACGCGAGACGTTGCTGCGGGCTCTGAATCAAGCAACGCTGATGAAGGCGgtattgctgctgctgcAGCAGTGCAAACGTCACCTAAGGTATCGGACGACGATAACCCATGTTGTAGCATCTGCACGGAAGAGTTCCAGCGAGGAGAGGACCAGCGTGTACTGCCATGCGACCATCGTTTCCACCCAGCATGCATCGATCCGTGGCTCCTGAATGTGTCCGGCACATGTCCATTGTGCAGAATCGATTTACGCCCACCAGCCTCCCGAGGCTCAGTCGACGAGACCGACGAGCACGGCAACCCGATCGCACGCGACGAGAACGGCGAACGATTAGCACCACCCCTCGCCGATGCTGACGGCAATCGGCGAAGCGTACGACGAAGTCCCTTGCATGGTCTGATCGGCAGCCGACCAGAACGAATGACCAGAGAAGAGCGCGTCGCAGCACTACGACGGTACAGAGACCAACAGGCTGCCAGGACTGATGAGCAGACACAAAGAACAAATCAGGCACTAGATGAAGAGACCAGCGTGCGAAGGAGGCTCAGAAACGCTTTCCGCATCCGCACCAGGAGAACTGGTGAGAATGGTCAAACTGTTGAGACAGAACAACAGGCGGCTCCAGCCGATGCGGCGACACAGGATAATGCTGCATCGAGCAGGCCTTCATAA